A stretch of the Vigna radiata var. radiata cultivar VC1973A chromosome 9, Vradiata_ver6, whole genome shotgun sequence genome encodes the following:
- the LOC106774006 gene encoding protein TSS isoform X2, protein MPPRSGKGKSNKAKADKKKKEEKAAAPSLVDITVVTPYDAEILLKGISTDKILDVRKLLAVKVETCHYTNYCLSHEGKGHKLNDRVEIVSLKPCVLRMVEEDYTEEAQAVAHVRRVLDIVACTTRFGRPKRSLSSPESRPKKNGKAQHQNKTSLSPPGTPNGESRIGSPSSEAPPSAISDNLGMKAIHPTPKLSDFYEFFSLSHLSPPILQLKRCEVKDEDDRRKGDYFQLQVKICNGKVIDVVVSEKGFYTVGKQSLHSHTLVDLLQQLSRAFANAYESLMKAFLERNKFGNLPYGFRANTWLVPPSVAESPSSFPALPAEDENWGGNGGGQGRNGEFDLRPWATDFAILASLPCKTEEERVLRDRKAFLLHNQFVDTSIFKAVAAIQQVMESNSNMKRELNSSPGAVLHEDRVGDLSIVVKRDIQDGNKKHDSMQVEPIMQKDDVQKNLIKGLTADESVVVHDTSSLTVVVVHHCGYTATVKVVGNVNMRKPKVRDIEIDDQPDGGANALNINSLRMLLHKSGSDSLEGSVSSLSILDDEDATRSLVRKVIQEGIEKIKEEPSISKRSIRWELGSCWMQHLQKQETSSDDSSKNKEDGNDVEQAVKGLGKQFKFLKKREKKSNNVDGTDSREQNDSSPGDVNDNADKVELNSGDFSNSSELEKLLSNEAFLRLKESGTDLHTKSVDELINMAHKFYDEVALPKLAMDFGSLELSPVDGRTLTDFMHLRGLKMRSLGQVVKLAENLPHIQSLCIHEMITRAFKHQLKAVIASVENVADLSAAIASTLNFLLGGSRTEDNDQSLNDDHSLRIQWLRMFLSQRFGWTLNDEFQHLRKLSILRGLCHKVGLELFPRDYDMESIKPFGKNDIISLVPVCKHVGCSSIDGRNLLEASKIALDKGKLEDAVNYGTKALAKMMVVCGPYHRNTASAYSLLAVVLYHTGDFNQATIYQQKALDINERELGLDHPDTMKSYGDLSVFYYRLQHIELALKYVNRALFLLHFTCGLSHPNTAATYINVAMMEEGMGNVHVALRYLHEALKCNKRLLGADHIQTAASYHAIAIALSLMDAFSLSVQHEQTTLKILQAKLGSEDLRTQDAAAWLEYFESKAIEQQEAAKNGTPKPDASIASKGHLSVSDLLDFISPDPKRNDAQRKQRRAKLLPTSDNNQEHEDAVAEESIVFYDSRDAPSMVEENIEETNDSRDSQIPKENSDFTNYRPVTSEVVYEASSDEGWQEANSKGRSGNATNRKFGHKKRPLLSKLSINGSNNYIYRESSSRNEITSPPQRGVPRAMFDVSSPSRQPKARNIALNEDAVNYPTKTSVSKISSPASLSSLASKSISYKEVALAPPGTVLKPLLEKTEMDKINAEDEISSSLPVTSTNEGTFRSSIVNAVSQHDETEETQEIEPQQENSALEVEKVSLASSDQEKPTETNSSKLSAAAKPFNPGMLSMSHHLNSGSFTSMYDTDVSQGMNVEPVFPPAIARVPCGPRSPLYYRTNYTFRMKHGFSKSQTPIGERSGFGSPRIMNPHAPEFVPRNASQIEANDSNSNVSDEHNSLSEGSMAEKNKLDENFSEIKASSTKNSISESEKSEIARQILLSFLVKSVKENIDSVDESNESEGKVGKLENCDDEIANDSAVINIMYGNEEKSKAVPHSSDSDEQETLGVSEKKNNDEGFIVVSKRRKNRQKITNGVTELYNQQSICASVR, encoded by the exons ATGCCCCCAAGATCAGGAAAAGGGAAATCCAATAAAGCAAAGGcagataagaagaaaaaagaagaaaaag cagcagcaccTTCTCTTGTTGACATAACTGTGGTGACTCCATATGATGCAGAGATTCTTTTGAAG GGTATCTCTACTGATAAGATTCTTGATGTGAGGAAACTATTGGCTGTGAAGGTGGAGACATGCCATTACACAAACTATTGTTTATCTCATGAG GGTAAAGGTCATAAATTGAATGACAGAGTGGAAATTGTTAGCCTAAAGCCATGTGTTCTGAGAATGGTTGAAG AGGATTACACAGAGGAGGCCCAAGCAGTTGCGCACGTGCGGAGGGTCTTGGACATTGTGGCCTGCACAACAAGGTTCGGTAGGCCCAAACGGAGTTTATCAAGCCCAGAATCGAGACCCAAGAAAAACGGGAAGGCCCAACATCAGAACAAGACGAGTTTGAGCCCACCCGGGACACCGAATGGGGAATCCAGGATCGGGTCACCGTCGTCGGAGGCGCCGCCGTCGGCGATCTCCGACAATTTGGGGATGAAGGCCATTCACCCGACGCCGAAGCTCTCAGACTTCTACGAGTTCTTCTCGTTGTCTCACCTCTCTCCCCCCATTTTAC AATTGAAGAGATGTGAAGTGAAGGATGAAGATGATAGGCGCAAAGGGGATTACTTTCAGCTTCAG GTTAAAATATGCAATGGGAAGGTAATAGATGTGGTTGTTTCAGAGAAAGGGTTTTACACTGTGGGGAAGCAGTCTCTGCACAGCCACACCTTGGTTGATCTTCTCCAACAGCTCAGCCGAGCCTTTGCTAAT GCATATGAGTCGCTGATGAAAGCCTTTTTGGAACGTAATAAG TTTGGAAATCTTCCATATGGATTCCGAGCAAATACGTGGCTTGTCCCTCCATCTGTGGCTGAGTCTCCTTCAAGCTTTCCTGCATTGCCCGCAGAGGATGAAAACTGGGGTGGTAATGGTGGCGGCCAAGGAAGAAATGGCGAATTCGATCTTCGACCGTGGGCAACGGATTTTGCAATATTGGCCTCTCTTCCTTGCAAAACTGAGGAGGAGAGAGTACTCAGGGATAGAAAAGCATTTCTGCTTCACAATCAATTTGTTGATACCTCAATATTTAAGGCTGTTGCGGCTATACAGCAGGTCATGGAATCCAACTCAAACATGAAGAGAGAATTGAATTCTTCTCCGGGTGCTGTTCTGCATGAAGATCGCGTGGGAGACTTATCCATTGTAGTCAAACGTGATATCCAGGATGGAAATAAAAAGCATGATTCTATGCAAGTTGAACCCATCATGCAAAAGGATGATGTTCAGAAGAATTTAATCAAAGGGTTGACAGCTGATGAAAGTGTAGTTGTTCAT GATACTTCTTCCTTGACTGTCGTTGTTGTACACCACTGTGGATATACTGCAACAGTAAAGGTTGTGGGTAATGTGAACATGAGGAAGCCTAAAGTACGAGACATTGAGATAGATGATCAGCCAGATGGTGGGGCAAATGCTCTCAACATCAACAG TTTGAGGATGCTGCTTCACAAGTCTGGATCTGATTCATTAGAAGGGAGTGTATCATCCCTATCAATTTTGGATGACGAAGATGCTACTAGAAGCCTTGTTCGAAAGGTTATTCAAGAAGGCatagagaaaataaaggagGAGCCAAGTATTTCAAAAAGGTCTATTCGGTGGGAACTTGGTTCCTGTTGGATGCAGCATTTGCAAAAACAGGAAACTTCATCTGATGACAGTTCCAAAAACAAAGAAGATGGGAATGACGTTGAGCAAGCTGTTAAGGGTCTTGGAAagcaatttaaatttttgaagaagagagagaagaaatcAAATAACGTAGATGGTACAGATTCTCGAGAGCAAAATGACTCTAGCCCTGGAGATGTGAATGACAATGCTGATAAAGTTGAGCTGAACAGTGGTGATTTTAGTAACTCTAGTGAATTAGAGAAACTACTTTCTAACGAAGCATTTTTGCGTCTCAAAGAATCTGGAACTGATCTTCATACGAAG TCAGTGGATGAGCTTATCAACATGGCACACAAGTTTTATGATGAAGTTGCCTTGCCAAAGCTG GCTATGGACTTTGGATCACTTGAACTTTCTCCTGTGGATGGGCGAACACTGACCGACTTTATGCATTTAAGAGGCTTAAAGATGCGATCTTTGGGTcaagtg GTTAAACTTGCTGAGAATCTTCCTCACATACAATCCCTTTGTATCCATGAGATGATTACTCGAGCTTTCAAGCATCAACTTAAAGCAGTTATTGCCTCTGTTGAAAATGTAGCTGATCTATCTGCAGCCATTGCATCAACACTAAATTTCTTACTTGGTGGGAGTCGAACAGAAGATAATGATCAAAGTTTGAATGATGATCATAGTCTCAGAATTCAGTGGCTACGAATGTTTTTGTCCCAAAGATTTGGGTGGACACTGAATGATGAATTTCAACATTTGAGAAAGTTGTCGATTCTCAGAGGGCTGTGTCACAAG gTTGGATTGGAATTATTCCCTAGAGATTATGACATGGAGTCTATTAAGCCCTTTGGGAAAAATGATATTATCAGCTTGGTTCCTGTTTGCAAG CATGTAGGGTGCTCCTCAATAGATGGACGCAATTTGCTGGAGGCTTCAAAAATTGCTCTTGATAAAGGAAAACTTGAGGATGCTGTAAATTATGGAACAAAG GCATTGGCTAAAATGATGGTTGTTTGTGGACCCTATCATCGAAATACTGCTAGTGCATATAGTCTCCTAGCTGTGGTTCTCTACCACACAGGAGATTTTAACCAG gCCACCATTTATCAGCAAAAGGCCTTGGATATAAATGAGAGGGAGCTTGGTCTTGACCATCCTGACACTATGAAAAGCTACGGGGATCTTTCTGTTTTCTATTATCGTTTACAACACATTGAGCTGGCTCTGAA GTATGTTAATCGCGCTCTATTCCTTCTTCACTTTACATGTGGGCTGTCTCATCCAAACACAGCTGCAACATATATAAATGTGGCTATGATGGAAGAGGGCATGGGAAATGTTCATGTGGCACTCAGATACTTGCATGAAGCTCTTAAATGCAACAAAAGATTGTTAGGAGCAGATCATATACag ACTGCCGCTAGCTACCATGCCATAGCTATAGCTCTTTCATTGATGGATGCATTCTCTCTGAGTGTGCAACATGAGCAAACTACACTAAAGATACTTCAAGCAAAGCTTGGATCAGAAGACCTTCGTACACAG GACGCTGCGGCTTGGCTTGAATATTTTGAATCAAAAGCCATAGAGCAGCAAGAAGCAGCTAAAAATGGAACTCCAAAGCCTGATGCATCCATTGCAAGTAAAGGTCACCTTAG CGTGTCAGATCTCCTGGATTTTATCAGTCCTGATCCGAAAAGAAATGATGCACAGAGAAAACAAAGGCGTGCAAAG CTGCTCCCAACAAGTGATAACAATCAAGAACATGAAGATGCAGTAGCTGAGGAGAGCATTGTTTTTTATGACTCGAGAGATGCTCCAAGCATGGTAGAAGAGAATATAGAAGAAACCAATGACTCACGTGATTCTCAAATaccaaaagaaaatagtgaTTTCACCAATTACAGGCCAGTGACAAGTGAAGTTGTTTATGAGGCATCATCCGATGAGGGTTGGCAAGAAGCAAATTCAAAAGGGCGATCAGGAAATGCTACTAACCGGAAGTTCGGCCACAAAAAGCGGCCTCTACTATCAAAGCTCAGCATCAATGGTTCTAATAATTACATTTACAGGGAAAGCAGTTCTAGGAATGAGATTACTTCACCACCACAAAGAGGAGTTCCTAGAGCAATGTTCGACGTGTCATCTCCGTCTAGACAACCAAAAGCTCGAAACATTGCTTTGAACGAGGATGCTGTTAATTATCCAACAAAAACTTCTGTGTCAAAAATTTCATCTCCAGCATCTCTAAGTTCCTTGGCTTCAAAGTCTATATCTTACAAAGAAGTAGCTCTGGCTCCCCCAGGTACAGTTTTAAAGCCACTGTTGGAAAAGACTGAGATGGACAAGATTAATGCTGAAGATGAGATATCCAGCAGTCTACCTGTGACATCAACCAACGAAGGTACGTTCCGAAGTTCCATAGTTAATGCAGTTTCTCAGCATGATGAAACAGAGGAAACACAAGAAATCGAACCTCAACAAGAAAATTCTGCATTGGAAGTTGAAAAGGTTTCCCTTGCTTCTTCTGATCAGGAAAAACCCACAGAAACAAATAGCAGTAAGCTTTCAGCTGCAGCCAAACCTTTCAATCCAGGAATGTTGTCCATGTCTCACCATTTAAATTCAGGTTCCTTCACTAGCATGTATGATACAGATGTTAGTCAAGGCATGAATGTGGAGCCTGTGTTTCCCCCTGCTATTGCTAGGGTCCCTTGTGGACCTAGATCACCTCTATATTACCGAACCAACTATACTTTCCGCATGAAACATGGTTTTAGTAAAAGCCAAACACCCATAGGAGAAAGAAGCGGATTTGGATCTCCAAGAATTATGAATCCTCATGCGCCTGAGTTTGTTCCAAGAAATGCTTCTCAGATAGAAGCAAATGATTCCAATTCAAATGTTTCCGATGAGCATAACTCTTTATCTGAGGGAAGCATGGCAGAAAAAAATAAGCTAGATGAAAATTTCTCTGAAATCAAGGCAAGTTCCACAAAAAACAGTATTTCTGAATCTGAGAAGTCCGAGATAGCAAGGCAGATATTGCTCAGTTTTTTAGTGAAATCTGTCAAGGAAAATATTGACTCCGTGGATGAGTCTAACGAAAGTGAAGGAAAAGTTGGCAAGTTGGAAAATTGTGATGATGAAATAGCTAATGACAGTGCTGTCATAAACATTATGTatggaaatgaagaaaagagTAAGGCAGTGCCTCATTCCAGTGATAGTGATGAGCAAGAGACATTAGGTGTTAGTGAAAAAAAGAACAATGATGAAGGGTTCATAGTTGTCTCAAAGAGGAGGAAAAACAGGCAGAAGATCACAAATGGAGTCACAGAATTGTACAACCAACAGTCCATTTGTGCATCAGTTCGTTAA
- the LOC106774006 gene encoding protein TSS isoform X1 — MPPRSGKGKSNKAKADKKKKEEKAAAAPSLVDITVVTPYDAEILLKGISTDKILDVRKLLAVKVETCHYTNYCLSHEGKGHKLNDRVEIVSLKPCVLRMVEEDYTEEAQAVAHVRRVLDIVACTTRFGRPKRSLSSPESRPKKNGKAQHQNKTSLSPPGTPNGESRIGSPSSEAPPSAISDNLGMKAIHPTPKLSDFYEFFSLSHLSPPILQLKRCEVKDEDDRRKGDYFQLQVKICNGKVIDVVVSEKGFYTVGKQSLHSHTLVDLLQQLSRAFANAYESLMKAFLERNKFGNLPYGFRANTWLVPPSVAESPSSFPALPAEDENWGGNGGGQGRNGEFDLRPWATDFAILASLPCKTEEERVLRDRKAFLLHNQFVDTSIFKAVAAIQQVMESNSNMKRELNSSPGAVLHEDRVGDLSIVVKRDIQDGNKKHDSMQVEPIMQKDDVQKNLIKGLTADESVVVHDTSSLTVVVVHHCGYTATVKVVGNVNMRKPKVRDIEIDDQPDGGANALNINSLRMLLHKSGSDSLEGSVSSLSILDDEDATRSLVRKVIQEGIEKIKEEPSISKRSIRWELGSCWMQHLQKQETSSDDSSKNKEDGNDVEQAVKGLGKQFKFLKKREKKSNNVDGTDSREQNDSSPGDVNDNADKVELNSGDFSNSSELEKLLSNEAFLRLKESGTDLHTKSVDELINMAHKFYDEVALPKLAMDFGSLELSPVDGRTLTDFMHLRGLKMRSLGQVVKLAENLPHIQSLCIHEMITRAFKHQLKAVIASVENVADLSAAIASTLNFLLGGSRTEDNDQSLNDDHSLRIQWLRMFLSQRFGWTLNDEFQHLRKLSILRGLCHKVGLELFPRDYDMESIKPFGKNDIISLVPVCKHVGCSSIDGRNLLEASKIALDKGKLEDAVNYGTKALAKMMVVCGPYHRNTASAYSLLAVVLYHTGDFNQATIYQQKALDINERELGLDHPDTMKSYGDLSVFYYRLQHIELALKYVNRALFLLHFTCGLSHPNTAATYINVAMMEEGMGNVHVALRYLHEALKCNKRLLGADHIQTAASYHAIAIALSLMDAFSLSVQHEQTTLKILQAKLGSEDLRTQDAAAWLEYFESKAIEQQEAAKNGTPKPDASIASKGHLSVSDLLDFISPDPKRNDAQRKQRRAKLLPTSDNNQEHEDAVAEESIVFYDSRDAPSMVEENIEETNDSRDSQIPKENSDFTNYRPVTSEVVYEASSDEGWQEANSKGRSGNATNRKFGHKKRPLLSKLSINGSNNYIYRESSSRNEITSPPQRGVPRAMFDVSSPSRQPKARNIALNEDAVNYPTKTSVSKISSPASLSSLASKSISYKEVALAPPGTVLKPLLEKTEMDKINAEDEISSSLPVTSTNEGTFRSSIVNAVSQHDETEETQEIEPQQENSALEVEKVSLASSDQEKPTETNSSKLSAAAKPFNPGMLSMSHHLNSGSFTSMYDTDVSQGMNVEPVFPPAIARVPCGPRSPLYYRTNYTFRMKHGFSKSQTPIGERSGFGSPRIMNPHAPEFVPRNASQIEANDSNSNVSDEHNSLSEGSMAEKNKLDENFSEIKASSTKNSISESEKSEIARQILLSFLVKSVKENIDSVDESNESEGKVGKLENCDDEIANDSAVINIMYGNEEKSKAVPHSSDSDEQETLGVSEKKNNDEGFIVVSKRRKNRQKITNGVTELYNQQSICASVR, encoded by the exons ATGCCCCCAAGATCAGGAAAAGGGAAATCCAATAAAGCAAAGGcagataagaagaaaaaagaagaaaaag cagcagcagcaccTTCTCTTGTTGACATAACTGTGGTGACTCCATATGATGCAGAGATTCTTTTGAAG GGTATCTCTACTGATAAGATTCTTGATGTGAGGAAACTATTGGCTGTGAAGGTGGAGACATGCCATTACACAAACTATTGTTTATCTCATGAG GGTAAAGGTCATAAATTGAATGACAGAGTGGAAATTGTTAGCCTAAAGCCATGTGTTCTGAGAATGGTTGAAG AGGATTACACAGAGGAGGCCCAAGCAGTTGCGCACGTGCGGAGGGTCTTGGACATTGTGGCCTGCACAACAAGGTTCGGTAGGCCCAAACGGAGTTTATCAAGCCCAGAATCGAGACCCAAGAAAAACGGGAAGGCCCAACATCAGAACAAGACGAGTTTGAGCCCACCCGGGACACCGAATGGGGAATCCAGGATCGGGTCACCGTCGTCGGAGGCGCCGCCGTCGGCGATCTCCGACAATTTGGGGATGAAGGCCATTCACCCGACGCCGAAGCTCTCAGACTTCTACGAGTTCTTCTCGTTGTCTCACCTCTCTCCCCCCATTTTAC AATTGAAGAGATGTGAAGTGAAGGATGAAGATGATAGGCGCAAAGGGGATTACTTTCAGCTTCAG GTTAAAATATGCAATGGGAAGGTAATAGATGTGGTTGTTTCAGAGAAAGGGTTTTACACTGTGGGGAAGCAGTCTCTGCACAGCCACACCTTGGTTGATCTTCTCCAACAGCTCAGCCGAGCCTTTGCTAAT GCATATGAGTCGCTGATGAAAGCCTTTTTGGAACGTAATAAG TTTGGAAATCTTCCATATGGATTCCGAGCAAATACGTGGCTTGTCCCTCCATCTGTGGCTGAGTCTCCTTCAAGCTTTCCTGCATTGCCCGCAGAGGATGAAAACTGGGGTGGTAATGGTGGCGGCCAAGGAAGAAATGGCGAATTCGATCTTCGACCGTGGGCAACGGATTTTGCAATATTGGCCTCTCTTCCTTGCAAAACTGAGGAGGAGAGAGTACTCAGGGATAGAAAAGCATTTCTGCTTCACAATCAATTTGTTGATACCTCAATATTTAAGGCTGTTGCGGCTATACAGCAGGTCATGGAATCCAACTCAAACATGAAGAGAGAATTGAATTCTTCTCCGGGTGCTGTTCTGCATGAAGATCGCGTGGGAGACTTATCCATTGTAGTCAAACGTGATATCCAGGATGGAAATAAAAAGCATGATTCTATGCAAGTTGAACCCATCATGCAAAAGGATGATGTTCAGAAGAATTTAATCAAAGGGTTGACAGCTGATGAAAGTGTAGTTGTTCAT GATACTTCTTCCTTGACTGTCGTTGTTGTACACCACTGTGGATATACTGCAACAGTAAAGGTTGTGGGTAATGTGAACATGAGGAAGCCTAAAGTACGAGACATTGAGATAGATGATCAGCCAGATGGTGGGGCAAATGCTCTCAACATCAACAG TTTGAGGATGCTGCTTCACAAGTCTGGATCTGATTCATTAGAAGGGAGTGTATCATCCCTATCAATTTTGGATGACGAAGATGCTACTAGAAGCCTTGTTCGAAAGGTTATTCAAGAAGGCatagagaaaataaaggagGAGCCAAGTATTTCAAAAAGGTCTATTCGGTGGGAACTTGGTTCCTGTTGGATGCAGCATTTGCAAAAACAGGAAACTTCATCTGATGACAGTTCCAAAAACAAAGAAGATGGGAATGACGTTGAGCAAGCTGTTAAGGGTCTTGGAAagcaatttaaatttttgaagaagagagagaagaaatcAAATAACGTAGATGGTACAGATTCTCGAGAGCAAAATGACTCTAGCCCTGGAGATGTGAATGACAATGCTGATAAAGTTGAGCTGAACAGTGGTGATTTTAGTAACTCTAGTGAATTAGAGAAACTACTTTCTAACGAAGCATTTTTGCGTCTCAAAGAATCTGGAACTGATCTTCATACGAAG TCAGTGGATGAGCTTATCAACATGGCACACAAGTTTTATGATGAAGTTGCCTTGCCAAAGCTG GCTATGGACTTTGGATCACTTGAACTTTCTCCTGTGGATGGGCGAACACTGACCGACTTTATGCATTTAAGAGGCTTAAAGATGCGATCTTTGGGTcaagtg GTTAAACTTGCTGAGAATCTTCCTCACATACAATCCCTTTGTATCCATGAGATGATTACTCGAGCTTTCAAGCATCAACTTAAAGCAGTTATTGCCTCTGTTGAAAATGTAGCTGATCTATCTGCAGCCATTGCATCAACACTAAATTTCTTACTTGGTGGGAGTCGAACAGAAGATAATGATCAAAGTTTGAATGATGATCATAGTCTCAGAATTCAGTGGCTACGAATGTTTTTGTCCCAAAGATTTGGGTGGACACTGAATGATGAATTTCAACATTTGAGAAAGTTGTCGATTCTCAGAGGGCTGTGTCACAAG gTTGGATTGGAATTATTCCCTAGAGATTATGACATGGAGTCTATTAAGCCCTTTGGGAAAAATGATATTATCAGCTTGGTTCCTGTTTGCAAG CATGTAGGGTGCTCCTCAATAGATGGACGCAATTTGCTGGAGGCTTCAAAAATTGCTCTTGATAAAGGAAAACTTGAGGATGCTGTAAATTATGGAACAAAG GCATTGGCTAAAATGATGGTTGTTTGTGGACCCTATCATCGAAATACTGCTAGTGCATATAGTCTCCTAGCTGTGGTTCTCTACCACACAGGAGATTTTAACCAG gCCACCATTTATCAGCAAAAGGCCTTGGATATAAATGAGAGGGAGCTTGGTCTTGACCATCCTGACACTATGAAAAGCTACGGGGATCTTTCTGTTTTCTATTATCGTTTACAACACATTGAGCTGGCTCTGAA GTATGTTAATCGCGCTCTATTCCTTCTTCACTTTACATGTGGGCTGTCTCATCCAAACACAGCTGCAACATATATAAATGTGGCTATGATGGAAGAGGGCATGGGAAATGTTCATGTGGCACTCAGATACTTGCATGAAGCTCTTAAATGCAACAAAAGATTGTTAGGAGCAGATCATATACag ACTGCCGCTAGCTACCATGCCATAGCTATAGCTCTTTCATTGATGGATGCATTCTCTCTGAGTGTGCAACATGAGCAAACTACACTAAAGATACTTCAAGCAAAGCTTGGATCAGAAGACCTTCGTACACAG GACGCTGCGGCTTGGCTTGAATATTTTGAATCAAAAGCCATAGAGCAGCAAGAAGCAGCTAAAAATGGAACTCCAAAGCCTGATGCATCCATTGCAAGTAAAGGTCACCTTAG CGTGTCAGATCTCCTGGATTTTATCAGTCCTGATCCGAAAAGAAATGATGCACAGAGAAAACAAAGGCGTGCAAAG CTGCTCCCAACAAGTGATAACAATCAAGAACATGAAGATGCAGTAGCTGAGGAGAGCATTGTTTTTTATGACTCGAGAGATGCTCCAAGCATGGTAGAAGAGAATATAGAAGAAACCAATGACTCACGTGATTCTCAAATaccaaaagaaaatagtgaTTTCACCAATTACAGGCCAGTGACAAGTGAAGTTGTTTATGAGGCATCATCCGATGAGGGTTGGCAAGAAGCAAATTCAAAAGGGCGATCAGGAAATGCTACTAACCGGAAGTTCGGCCACAAAAAGCGGCCTCTACTATCAAAGCTCAGCATCAATGGTTCTAATAATTACATTTACAGGGAAAGCAGTTCTAGGAATGAGATTACTTCACCACCACAAAGAGGAGTTCCTAGAGCAATGTTCGACGTGTCATCTCCGTCTAGACAACCAAAAGCTCGAAACATTGCTTTGAACGAGGATGCTGTTAATTATCCAACAAAAACTTCTGTGTCAAAAATTTCATCTCCAGCATCTCTAAGTTCCTTGGCTTCAAAGTCTATATCTTACAAAGAAGTAGCTCTGGCTCCCCCAGGTACAGTTTTAAAGCCACTGTTGGAAAAGACTGAGATGGACAAGATTAATGCTGAAGATGAGATATCCAGCAGTCTACCTGTGACATCAACCAACGAAGGTACGTTCCGAAGTTCCATAGTTAATGCAGTTTCTCAGCATGATGAAACAGAGGAAACACAAGAAATCGAACCTCAACAAGAAAATTCTGCATTGGAAGTTGAAAAGGTTTCCCTTGCTTCTTCTGATCAGGAAAAACCCACAGAAACAAATAGCAGTAAGCTTTCAGCTGCAGCCAAACCTTTCAATCCAGGAATGTTGTCCATGTCTCACCATTTAAATTCAGGTTCCTTCACTAGCATGTATGATACAGATGTTAGTCAAGGCATGAATGTGGAGCCTGTGTTTCCCCCTGCTATTGCTAGGGTCCCTTGTGGACCTAGATCACCTCTATATTACCGAACCAACTATACTTTCCGCATGAAACATGGTTTTAGTAAAAGCCAAACACCCATAGGAGAAAGAAGCGGATTTGGATCTCCAAGAATTATGAATCCTCATGCGCCTGAGTTTGTTCCAAGAAATGCTTCTCAGATAGAAGCAAATGATTCCAATTCAAATGTTTCCGATGAGCATAACTCTTTATCTGAGGGAAGCATGGCAGAAAAAAATAAGCTAGATGAAAATTTCTCTGAAATCAAGGCAAGTTCCACAAAAAACAGTATTTCTGAATCTGAGAAGTCCGAGATAGCAAGGCAGATATTGCTCAGTTTTTTAGTGAAATCTGTCAAGGAAAATATTGACTCCGTGGATGAGTCTAACGAAAGTGAAGGAAAAGTTGGCAAGTTGGAAAATTGTGATGATGAAATAGCTAATGACAGTGCTGTCATAAACATTATGTatggaaatgaagaaaagagTAAGGCAGTGCCTCATTCCAGTGATAGTGATGAGCAAGAGACATTAGGTGTTAGTGAAAAAAAGAACAATGATGAAGGGTTCATAGTTGTCTCAAAGAGGAGGAAAAACAGGCAGAAGATCACAAATGGAGTCACAGAATTGTACAACCAACAGTCCATTTGTGCATCAGTTCGTTAA